The Pongo pygmaeus isolate AG05252 chromosome 11, NHGRI_mPonPyg2-v2.0_pri, whole genome shotgun sequence genome includes a region encoding these proteins:
- the LOC129031929 gene encoding intraflagellar transport protein 70B, with protein sequence MAGLSGAQIPDGEFTAVVYCLIRNARYAEAVQLLGRELQRSPRSRAGLSLLGYCYYRLQEFALAADCYEQLGQLHPELEQYRLYQAQALYKACLYPEATRVAFLLLDNPAYHSRVLHLQAAIKYSEGDLPGSRSLVEQLLSGEGGEESGGENETDGQVNLGCLLYKEGQYEAACSKFFAAQQASGYQPDLSYNLALAYYSSRQYASALKHIAEIIERGIRQHPELGVGMTTEGIDVRSVGNTLVLHQTALVEAFNLKAAIEYQLRNYEAAQEALTDMPPRAEEELDPVTLHNQALMNMDARPTEGFEKLQFLLQQNPFPPETFGNLLLLYCKYEYFDLAADVLAENAHLIYKFLTPYLYDFLDALITCQTAPEEAFIKLDGLAGMLTEILRKLTIQVQEARHNRDDEAIKKAVNEYDETMEKYIPVLMAQAKIYWNLENYPMVEKIFRKSVEFCNDHDVWKLNVAHVLFMQENKYKEAIGFYEPIVKKHYDNILNVSAIVLANLCVSYIMTSQNEEAEELMRKIEEEEEQLSYDDPDKKMYHLCIVNLVIGTLYCAKGNYDFGISRVIKSLEPYNKKLGTDTWYYAKRCFLSLLENMSKHTIMLRDSVIQECVQFLEHCELHGRNIPAVIEQPLEEERMHIGKNTVTYESRQIKALIYEIIGWNI encoded by the coding sequence ATGGCGGGCCTGAGCGGCGCGCAGATCCCCGACGGGGAGTTCACAGCGGTCGTGTACTGCCTCATCCGCAATGCGCGCTACGCCGAGGCGGTGCAGCTGCTGGGCCGAGAGCTTCAGCGGAGCCCTAGGAGCCGCGCCGGCCTGTCGCTGCTAGGCTACTGCTACTACCGCCTGCAGGAGTTCGCGCTGGCGGCCGACTGCTATGAGCAGCTGGGCCAGCTGCACCCGGAACTGGAGCAGTACCGCCTGTACCAGGCCCAGGCCCTGTACAAGGCCTGCCTTTATCCGGAGGCCACCCGGGTCGCCTTCCTTCTCCTGGATAACCCCGCCTACCATAGCCGGGTCCTCCACCTTCAAGCTGCTATCAAGTACAGCGAGGGCGATCTGCCAGGGTCCAGGAGCCTGGTAGAGCAGCTGCTgagtggggaagggggagaggaaagTGGAGGCGAGAATGAGACCGATGGCCAGGTCAACCTGGGTTGTTTGCTCTACAAGGAGGGACAGTATGAAGCTGCATGCTCCAAGTTTTTTGCTGCCCAGCAGGCCTCGGGCTACCAGCCTGACCTTTCTTACAACCTGGCTTTGGCCTATTACAGCAGCCGACAGTATGCCTCAGCGCTGAAGCATATCGCTGAGATTATTGAGCGTGGCATCCGCCAGCACCCTGAGCTAGGTGTGGGCATGACCACTGAGGGCATTGATGTTCGCAGTGTTGGCAACACCTTAGTCCTCCATCAGACTGCTCTGGTGGAAGCCTTCAACCTTAAGGCAGCCATAGAATACCAACTGAGAAACTATGAGGCAGCTCAAGAAGCCCTCACCGACATGCCACCCAGGGCAGAGGAAGAGTTGGACCCTGTGACCCTACACAACCAGGCACTAATGAACATGGATGCCAGGCCTACAGAAGGGTTTGAAAAGCTACAGTTTTTGCTCCAACAGAATCCCTTTCCTCCAGAGACTTTTGGCAACCTGTTGCTGCTCTACTGTAAATATGAGTATTTTGACCTGGCAGCAGATGTCCTGGCAGAAAATGCCCATTTGATTTATAAGTTCCTCACACCCTATCTCTATGACTTCTTGGATGCCCTGATCACTTGCCAGACAGCTCCTGAAGAGGCTTTCATTAAGCTTGATGGGCTAGCAGGGATGCTGACTGAGATCCTCCGGAAACTCACCATACAAGTACAGGAAGCAAGACACAATAGAGATGATGAAGCTATCAAAAAGGCAGTGAATGAATATGATGAAACCATGGAGAAATATATTCCTGTGTTGATGGCTCAGGCAAAAATCTACTGGAATCTTGAAAATTATCCAATGGTGGAAAAGATCTTTCGCAAATCTGTGGAATTCTGTAACGACCATGATGTGTGGAAGTTGAATGTGGCTCATGTTCTGTTCATGcaggaaaacaaatacaaagaagCCATTGGTTTCTATGAACCCATAGTCAAGAAGCATTATGATAACATCCTGAATGTCAGTGCTATTGTACTGGCTAATCTCTGTGTTTCCTATATTATGACAAGTCAAAATGAAGAAGCAGAGGAGTTGATGAGGAAGattgaagaggaggaagagcagcTCTCTTATGATGACCCAGATAAGAAAATGTACCATCTCTGCATTGTGAATTTGGTGATAGGAACTCTTTATTGTGCCAAAGGAAATTATGACTTTGGTATTTCTCGAGTTATCAAAAGCTTGGAACCTTACAACAAAAAGCTGGGAACAGACACCTGGTATTATGCCAAAAGATGCTTCCTGTCCTTGTTAGAAAACATGTCAAAACACACAATCATGCTTCGTGATAGTGTTATTCAAGAATGTGTCCAGTTTCTAGAACACTGTGAACTTCATGGCAGAAACATACCTGCTGTTATTGAACAACccctggaagaagaaagaatgcatATTGGAAAGAATACAGTCACATATGAGTCTAGGCAGATAAAAGCTTTGATTTATGAGATTATAGGATGGAATATATAG